A single genomic interval of Streptomyces graminofaciens harbors:
- a CDS encoding glycoside hydrolase family 3 protein: MPSRRTVLAATAGVTAALATGTENAHGDSRDDRRLRTLVSRMSLEEKVGQLFVMRVYGHSATAPDQADIDANLKEIGVRTAAELIAKYRVGGIIYFSWAHNTRDPHQIAGLSNGIQKASLRLPRGLPVLVSTDQEHGIVARVGRPATLLPGAMALGAGGSRADAREAGRIGGAELRALGVRQDYAPVADVNVNPANPVIGVRSFGADPTAVAGLVAAQVKGYQGSGVAATAKHFPGHGDTAVDSHYGFPVIEHTRKQWTALDAPPFRAAIRAGIDSIMTAHIMVPALDPSGDPATLSHPILTGVLRGELGYDGVVVTDSLAMEGVRTKYGDDRVPVLALKAGADQLLNPPSLDVAWHAVLNAVRAGELTEARLDESVLRVLRLKAKLGLFEQPYVSKAGVDRVVGTGAHLRAADRIAQRTTTLLVNKGRLLPLSRRTHKKVLVVGADPASPSGTTGPPTTVLAAELTSLGFTATALSTGTAPTRATIDQAVAAAAGKDAVVVATYNVTAGSSQRALVSALLATGVPVVAVAVRNPYDVAQLPDVKGYLAAYSWTDVEVRAAARVLAGRVAPRGKLPVPVQRADDPARVLYPIGHGLTY, encoded by the coding sequence GTGCCCTCCAGACGTACCGTTCTCGCCGCCACGGCAGGCGTCACCGCGGCCCTGGCGACCGGCACCGAAAACGCACACGGCGACAGCCGCGACGACCGCCGGCTGCGCACCCTCGTCTCCCGTATGTCCCTCGAAGAGAAGGTCGGCCAGCTCTTCGTGATGCGGGTCTACGGGCACTCGGCGACCGCGCCCGACCAGGCCGACATCGATGCCAACCTCAAGGAGATCGGCGTACGGACGGCCGCCGAGCTCATCGCCAAGTACCGGGTCGGCGGGATCATCTACTTCTCCTGGGCGCACAACACCCGCGACCCGCACCAGATCGCCGGGCTGTCGAACGGCATCCAGAAGGCCTCCCTCCGCCTCCCCCGCGGGCTGCCCGTGCTCGTCTCCACCGACCAGGAGCACGGGATCGTGGCCCGGGTGGGCAGACCCGCCACGCTGCTGCCGGGCGCGATGGCGCTCGGCGCGGGCGGTTCGCGGGCCGACGCCCGTGAGGCGGGGCGGATCGGCGGTGCCGAGCTGCGCGCGCTCGGTGTCCGTCAGGACTACGCGCCCGTCGCCGACGTGAACGTCAACCCCGCCAACCCGGTCATCGGCGTACGGTCCTTCGGGGCCGATCCGACGGCGGTCGCGGGGCTCGTCGCCGCGCAGGTGAAGGGCTATCAGGGCAGTGGGGTGGCGGCGACCGCCAAGCACTTCCCGGGGCACGGGGACACCGCCGTCGACAGTCACTACGGCTTCCCCGTCATCGAGCACACGCGCAAGCAGTGGACGGCCCTCGACGCGCCGCCGTTCCGGGCCGCGATCCGGGCCGGGATCGACTCGATCATGACCGCGCACATCATGGTCCCCGCCCTCGACCCGTCCGGCGACCCGGCCACCCTCTCCCACCCGATCCTCACCGGTGTACTGCGCGGCGAGCTGGGCTACGACGGGGTCGTGGTCACCGACTCGCTCGCCATGGAGGGCGTCCGCACGAAGTACGGCGACGACCGGGTGCCCGTGCTGGCGCTGAAGGCCGGGGCGGACCAGCTCCTCAACCCGCCCTCCCTCGACGTGGCGTGGCATGCCGTACTGAACGCCGTACGCGCGGGCGAGCTGACCGAGGCGCGGCTCGACGAGTCGGTCCTGCGCGTCCTGCGGCTCAAGGCGAAGCTCGGGCTGTTCGAGCAGCCGTATGTGAGCAAGGCGGGCGTCGACCGGGTCGTGGGGACCGGCGCGCATCTCCGCGCGGCCGACCGTATCGCCCAGCGGACCACGACACTGCTGGTCAACAAGGGCCGGCTGCTGCCACTGTCCCGGCGTACGCACAAGAAGGTGCTCGTGGTCGGCGCCGACCCGGCGTCCCCGTCGGGCACCACGGGACCTCCGACGACCGTCCTCGCCGCCGAACTCACCTCCCTCGGCTTCACGGCGACCGCGCTGTCCACGGGTACGGCGCCCACCCGGGCCACCATCGACCAGGCGGTCGCGGCCGCGGCCGGCAAGGACGCGGTGGTCGTGGCGACGTACAACGTCACGGCGGGCAGCAGCCAGCGGGCCCTTGTCTCCGCGCTGCTCGCCACCGGGGTGCCGGTGGTCGCCGTAGCCGTGCGCAATCCGTACGACGTGGCTCAACTCCCTGATGTGAAGGGCTACTTGGCGGCGTACTCATGGACCGATGTCGAGGTGCGGGCGGCGGCGCGCGTGCTCGCCGGGCGGGTGGCGCCGCGCGGGAAGCTGCCGGTTCCGGTGCAGCGGGCGGACGATCCGGCACGGGTGCTGTACCCGATCGGGCACGGCCTGACGTACTAG
- a CDS encoding CsbD family protein, which yields MAAKGRTEKIKGKAKEMTGKVTGDRGQQVEGKLDQARGEAKERLARTEERGEEARRAAKRDRA from the coding sequence ATGGCCGCCAAGGGCCGTACCGAAAAGATCAAGGGCAAGGCCAAGGAGATGACCGGCAAGGTCACCGGTGACCGCGGGCAGCAGGTCGAGGGCAAACTCGACCAGGCGCGCGGCGAGGCCAAGGAGCGGCTGGCCCGCACCGAGGAGCGCGGCGAGGAGGCCCGGCGGGCTGCGAAGCGCGACCGCGCCTGA
- a CDS encoding protein kinase domain-containing protein, giving the protein MDPYERTKMGEMMAQDPQGAPHKKEELPEIPGYRVDSLIGSGGMGHVYLGTSPSGRQVAIKVIRGNLVGQPDFRSRFRREVTASRQVSGAFTAPVLDADPDADPPWMATLYVPGKPLDKRVNEGPALTDEELYRLATGLAEALRDIHRVGIVHRDLKPGNVLLADDGPRVIDFGIVRAAVPDPNAMTGVGLTGTGVTVGTPPFMSPEQIRAQKDVGPRSDIFSLGSVLTYAASGHVPFDATDVYTMVYQLVHEPPNLKDLPEWLRPTVERCLAKEPDERPDAGELLGLLSASCPTILSALPFPAAPTAPMTPDSAAPDADTATAVPVSVPAPVPVPDVGSVSTDVGSVLAPPPRRLRRRRVLTVAATGVAVASLTGGLLYGMQTQNSATGSTGGGSSARTTPGTRTVTQPKGSASYLSSVSGSANFSFAYHDTPERRPDGWRPWQYNLQDSECVYAESSLLCAGEVTVRLDAATGKVLWKNKEAQAYGHNVPVVVGKMVLVNTGDRVLGMSLATGDIKWRYATQTPTENLMSDGERAYISGEGGVVFSLDARTGRNGWLEGAESDQYGGSGASELRVVGDRLYAFTTVDDEAGADNHVTVFDKDNGERLRDFALVAGCVPGTEALLEEDGKVQLYCSWMDPKQAPFADAILRQELKKGAKGIRTEAGAILGGGQMGAPQLSVTPGRVMYIGPTSTGGELVCVDAARQKELWRTKLPSLGFANIAPVQAGDRVYTVNTRGVAAFDAKTGKVLYRHSLPHIESQSDAEVSLAVEPLVAGGVIFTPSNKAGWMSLDTEADDEQS; this is encoded by the coding sequence TTGGACCCGTACGAACGTACGAAGATGGGGGAGATGATGGCCCAGGATCCTCAGGGCGCTCCGCACAAGAAGGAGGAGCTGCCGGAGATTCCCGGTTACCGAGTCGACTCGCTCATCGGCTCCGGCGGCATGGGCCACGTCTATCTCGGCACTTCGCCCTCCGGCCGCCAGGTCGCCATCAAGGTGATCCGGGGCAATCTCGTCGGGCAGCCCGACTTCCGGAGCCGTTTCCGGCGCGAGGTCACCGCGTCCCGCCAGGTCAGCGGGGCGTTCACCGCGCCGGTGCTGGACGCCGACCCGGACGCCGACCCGCCGTGGATGGCGACCCTGTACGTGCCGGGCAAGCCGCTGGACAAGCGGGTCAACGAGGGGCCCGCGCTCACCGACGAGGAGCTGTACCGGCTCGCCACCGGTCTCGCGGAGGCGTTGCGGGACATCCACCGCGTCGGGATCGTGCACCGCGACCTCAAGCCGGGCAACGTCCTGCTCGCCGACGACGGCCCCCGCGTCATCGACTTCGGCATCGTGCGCGCGGCCGTACCCGATCCGAACGCGATGACGGGCGTCGGGCTCACGGGCACCGGTGTCACGGTCGGCACGCCGCCGTTCATGTCGCCGGAGCAGATCCGCGCCCAGAAGGACGTGGGGCCGCGCAGCGACATCTTCTCGCTGGGCTCGGTGCTGACGTACGCGGCGAGTGGCCATGTGCCCTTCGACGCGACGGACGTGTACACGATGGTGTACCAGCTGGTCCACGAGCCGCCGAACCTGAAGGACCTGCCCGAGTGGCTGCGGCCTACGGTCGAGCGCTGTCTGGCCAAGGAGCCGGACGAACGCCCGGACGCCGGTGAGCTGTTGGGGCTGCTGAGCGCCTCCTGCCCGACGATCCTGTCGGCGCTGCCGTTCCCGGCCGCGCCGACCGCTCCCATGACGCCGGACTCGGCGGCCCCGGACGCCGACACTGCCACGGCCGTCCCCGTCTCCGTCCCCGCCCCTGTCCCCGTGCCCGATGTGGGGTCGGTGAGCACGGATGTGGGTTCCGTCCTCGCTCCCCCGCCCCGGCGGCTTCGTCGACGCCGGGTGCTCACCGTGGCGGCGACCGGCGTGGCCGTGGCCTCACTGACGGGCGGGCTGCTGTACGGGATGCAGACGCAGAACTCCGCTACGGGCTCCACCGGTGGCGGTTCCTCGGCCCGCACCACCCCCGGTACGCGTACCGTCACCCAGCCCAAGGGATCGGCCTCGTACCTCAGTTCGGTGTCCGGCTCGGCCAACTTCTCGTTCGCGTACCACGACACCCCCGAGCGCCGCCCGGACGGCTGGCGGCCGTGGCAGTACAACCTCCAGGACAGCGAGTGCGTGTACGCCGAGTCGTCGCTGCTCTGCGCCGGCGAGGTGACGGTCCGGCTCGACGCGGCCACCGGCAAGGTGCTGTGGAAGAACAAGGAGGCGCAGGCGTACGGGCACAACGTCCCGGTCGTCGTCGGCAAGATGGTCCTCGTCAACACCGGCGACCGCGTCCTCGGGATGTCCCTCGCCACCGGCGATATCAAGTGGCGTTACGCGACGCAGACGCCCACCGAGAACCTGATGAGCGACGGCGAGCGGGCGTACATCTCCGGCGAGGGCGGCGTGGTGTTCTCACTCGACGCCCGCACGGGCAGGAACGGCTGGCTGGAGGGCGCGGAGTCCGACCAGTACGGCGGCTCGGGCGCGTCCGAACTGCGGGTCGTCGGCGACCGGCTCTACGCGTTCACCACCGTCGACGACGAGGCCGGAGCCGACAACCACGTCACGGTCTTCGACAAGGACAACGGCGAGAGGCTCAGGGACTTCGCACTGGTCGCGGGCTGTGTCCCCGGCACCGAGGCCCTGCTGGAGGAGGACGGCAAAGTCCAGTTGTACTGCTCCTGGATGGACCCGAAGCAGGCGCCGTTCGCCGACGCCATCCTGCGCCAGGAGCTGAAGAAGGGCGCCAAGGGCATCCGTACCGAGGCCGGGGCCATCCTGGGCGGTGGTCAGATGGGCGCGCCCCAGCTGTCGGTGACGCCCGGCCGGGTGATGTACATCGGGCCCACGTCGACGGGCGGCGAACTGGTCTGTGTCGACGCGGCCCGGCAGAAGGAGCTGTGGCGCACGAAGCTGCCCAGTCTGGGTTTCGCCAACATCGCGCCGGTCCAGGCGGGCGACCGTGTCTACACCGTCAACACCCGGGGCGTCGCCGCCTTCGACGCGAAGACGGGCAAGGTGCTCTACCGGCACAGCCTGCCCCACATCGAGAGCCAGAGCGACGCCGAGGTGAGCCTGGCCGTCGAGCCTCTGGTGGCGGGCGGCGTCATCTTCACCCCGTCGAACAAGGCGGGCTGGATGAGCCTGGACACAGAGGCGGACGACGAGCAGAGCTGA
- a CDS encoding MHYT domain-containing protein: MQHGTVDDFSYGAVTPVAAYLMACLGAALGLRCVVRSVYNDKSWKPGWLALGAACIGCGIWTMHFIAMIGFRVQETAIRYDVGLTVLSLLVAIAVVAVGVFAVGYRGVTTSSLCAAGCVTGLGVAAMHYMGMAAIRLNGYIHYDTPTVALSVLIAIVAATAALWAAVSIRGFLTSLGASLVMGVAVSGMHYTGMASVGVWLHSSTGGNSFGTFEGESPMSILLPMLIGPVLFLLLAGVVVMFDPMLVLGDGDWNRSAGASRRKPQPEPAGKTERPAFRADVFGPRSPAGGQAQGQGSRAQEEAPVSFFDPPARKRHQEPQGAAQRTQEW, encoded by the coding sequence ATGCAGCATGGCACAGTCGACGATTTCAGCTACGGAGCTGTCACCCCGGTGGCCGCCTACCTCATGGCCTGCCTGGGCGCCGCGCTCGGGCTGCGCTGTGTCGTCAGATCCGTCTACAACGACAAGTCGTGGAAGCCCGGTTGGCTCGCGCTCGGCGCGGCGTGCATCGGCTGCGGCATCTGGACGATGCACTTCATCGCGATGATCGGCTTCCGGGTCCAGGAGACCGCCATCCGTTACGACGTCGGGCTGACGGTGCTGAGCCTGCTCGTCGCGATCGCCGTGGTCGCCGTCGGCGTCTTCGCGGTCGGGTACCGCGGGGTCACCACCTCCAGCCTGTGCGCGGCGGGCTGCGTCACCGGGCTCGGGGTGGCCGCGATGCACTACATGGGCATGGCCGCCATCCGCCTCAACGGCTACATCCACTACGACACCCCGACCGTCGCGCTCTCCGTGCTGATCGCCATCGTCGCCGCGACCGCCGCGCTGTGGGCGGCCGTGTCGATCCGGGGCTTCCTCACCAGCCTGGGCGCCAGCCTCGTGATGGGCGTCGCCGTGTCCGGCATGCACTACACCGGCATGGCCTCCGTCGGCGTGTGGCTGCACAGCTCGACCGGTGGCAACTCGTTCGGCACGTTCGAGGGCGAGTCGCCCATGTCGATCCTGCTGCCGATGCTGATCGGGCCGGTCCTCTTCCTGCTGCTGGCCGGTGTGGTGGTGATGTTCGACCCGATGCTCGTACTGGGTGACGGCGACTGGAACCGGTCCGCCGGCGCGTCACGGCGCAAGCCGCAGCCGGAGCCCGCCGGGAAGACCGAGCGCCCCGCCTTCCGGGCCGATGTGTTCGGGCCCCGCTCACCCGCCGGGGGCCAGGCGCAGGGCCAGGGGTCCCGGGCCCAGGAGGAGGCGCCCGTCTCGTTCTTCGACCCCCCGGCCCGCAAACGGCACCAGGAGCCGCAGGGAGCGGCACAGCGCACGCAGGAGTGGTGA
- the aroA gene encoding 3-phosphoshikimate 1-carboxyvinyltransferase, producing MPLVDIPGSKSITARALFLAAAADGVTTLVRPLRSDDTEGFAEGLVRLGYRVGRAPDAWRIDGRPQGPAVTEADVYCRDGATTARFLPTLAAAGHGTYRFDASAQMRRRPLAPLSRALRDLGVDLVHEQAEGHHPLRIAANGVTGGDVTLDAGQSSQYLTALLLLGPLTREGLRITVTDLVSEPYVEITTAMMAAFGADVHREGDTYVVAPGGYRATTYAVEPDASTASYFFAAAALTGTEVTVPGLGTGALQGDLGFVDVLRRMGARVDVAEDRTTVSGTGELRGLTVNMRDISDTMPTLAAIAPFASGPVRIEDVANTRVKECDRLEACAENLRRLGVRVTTGPDWIEIEPGVPTTGAEVKTFGDHRIVMSFAVAGLRVPGITFDDPGCVRKTFPGFHDAFAELRRGMSGMGPVN from the coding sequence ATGCCCCTCGTCGACATCCCCGGTTCCAAGTCCATCACCGCCCGTGCCCTCTTCCTCGCGGCCGCCGCCGACGGTGTCACCACCCTCGTACGGCCGCTGCGGTCCGACGACACGGAGGGCTTCGCCGAGGGACTCGTCCGGCTCGGGTACCGGGTCGGGCGGGCCCCCGACGCCTGGCGGATCGACGGCCGCCCGCAGGGCCCGGCGGTCACGGAGGCGGACGTCTACTGCCGGGACGGCGCGACCACCGCCCGCTTCCTGCCGACCCTGGCCGCCGCCGGCCACGGCACCTACCGCTTCGACGCCTCCGCCCAGATGCGCCGCCGCCCGCTCGCCCCGCTCTCCCGGGCCCTGCGCGACCTCGGTGTCGACCTCGTCCACGAGCAGGCCGAGGGCCATCACCCGCTGCGGATCGCCGCGAACGGCGTCACCGGCGGCGACGTCACCCTCGACGCGGGCCAGTCCTCCCAGTACCTGACCGCCCTGCTGCTCCTCGGCCCGCTGACCCGCGAGGGCCTGCGCATCACGGTCACCGACCTGGTCTCGGAGCCGTACGTCGAGATCACCACGGCGATGATGGCCGCCTTCGGGGCGGACGTGCACCGCGAGGGCGACACCTACGTCGTCGCGCCCGGCGGCTACCGCGCCACCACCTACGCCGTCGAACCCGACGCCTCCACGGCGAGCTACTTCTTCGCCGCCGCCGCGCTCACCGGCACCGAGGTCACCGTCCCCGGCCTCGGCACCGGCGCCCTCCAGGGCGACCTGGGCTTCGTGGACGTACTGCGGCGGATGGGCGCCCGGGTGGACGTCGCCGAGGACCGTACGACCGTGAGCGGCACCGGCGAACTGCGCGGCCTGACCGTCAACATGCGGGACATCTCCGACACCATGCCGACGCTCGCCGCCATCGCCCCCTTCGCCTCCGGGCCGGTCCGTATCGAGGACGTCGCCAACACACGGGTGAAGGAGTGCGACCGGCTGGAGGCGTGCGCGGAGAACCTGCGGCGGCTGGGGGTACGGGTCACCACCGGTCCCGACTGGATCGAGATCGAACCCGGTGTTCCCACGACCGGCGCGGAGGTGAAGACATTCGGCGACCACCGGATCGTGATGTCCTTCGCCGTCGCGGGACTTCGCGTTCCCGGCATCACCTTCGACGATCCGGGATGTGTACGGAAGACGTTCCCCGGGTTCCACGACGCGTTCGCGGAGCTTCGCCGGGGAATGTCCGGCATGGGACCGGTCAACTGA
- a CDS encoding S28 family serine protease yields MRKALRWVLSLVVLIGTLSTAGAATAAEPDTADIKDRLLAIPGVSLVEEKPYPGYRFFVLNFTQPVDHRHPAKGTFQQRITVLHKDVSRPTVFYTGGYNVSTTPSRREPTQIVDGNQISMEYRFFTPSRPAPADWSKLDIWQAASDQHRIFKALKKIYGQKWLSTGGSKGGMTATYYERFYPKDMDGVVAYVAPNDVVNKEDSAYDRFFAKVGTKECRDRLNAVQREALVRREPLEKKYAEVAAAEGFTFTTIGSLDKAYEAVVLDYVWGFWQYSLLADCGAIPADAKNASDEDIWASVDSIAGFSSYTDQGLEPYTPYYYQAGTQLGAPTIKFPHIEKKYIRYGYQPPRNFVPRDIKMKFQPGVMRGVDTWVRHNARHMLFVYGENDPWGAEPFHVGKGARDSYVFTAPGANHGARVAGLVEAEKDLATARILKWAGVAPAAVQDDPSKAKPLAKYDSRLDKRDVEREMSLRP; encoded by the coding sequence ATGCGCAAAGCGCTCAGATGGGTGCTGTCGCTCGTAGTGCTCATAGGCACGTTGAGCACGGCGGGCGCGGCCACCGCCGCGGAGCCGGACACCGCTGACATCAAGGACCGACTGCTCGCGATACCGGGCGTCAGCCTGGTCGAGGAGAAGCCGTACCCCGGCTACCGCTTCTTCGTCCTCAACTTCACCCAGCCCGTCGACCACCGGCACCCCGCCAAGGGCACCTTCCAGCAGCGGATCACCGTGCTGCACAAGGACGTCAGCCGCCCGACGGTCTTCTACACCGGCGGCTACAACGTCTCCACCACCCCCAGCCGCCGCGAGCCGACCCAGATCGTCGACGGCAACCAGATCTCCATGGAGTACCGCTTCTTCACCCCGTCCCGGCCCGCCCCGGCCGACTGGTCCAAGCTCGACATCTGGCAGGCGGCGAGCGACCAGCACCGGATCTTCAAGGCGCTGAAGAAGATCTACGGGCAGAAGTGGCTCTCGACGGGCGGCTCGAAGGGCGGCATGACCGCCACCTACTACGAGCGCTTCTACCCCAAGGACATGGACGGGGTCGTCGCCTACGTCGCCCCCAACGACGTGGTGAACAAGGAGGACTCGGCCTACGACCGCTTCTTCGCGAAGGTCGGCACCAAGGAGTGCCGCGACCGGCTGAACGCCGTGCAGCGCGAGGCGCTGGTGCGCCGCGAGCCGCTGGAGAAGAAGTACGCGGAGGTCGCCGCCGCCGAGGGCTTCACCTTCACCACCATCGGCAGCCTGGACAAGGCGTACGAGGCCGTCGTGCTCGACTACGTCTGGGGCTTCTGGCAGTACAGCCTCCTCGCCGACTGCGGCGCCATCCCGGCCGACGCCAAGAACGCGTCGGACGAGGACATCTGGGCGTCCGTCGACTCGATCGCCGGCTTCTCCTCGTACACCGACCAGGGCCTGGAGCCGTACACGCCGTACTACTACCAGGCCGGGACGCAGCTCGGCGCGCCGACGATCAAGTTCCCGCACATCGAGAAGAAGTACATCCGCTACGGCTACCAGCCGCCGCGCAACTTCGTCCCCCGGGACATCAAGATGAAGTTCCAGCCGGGCGTGATGCGCGGCGTCGACACCTGGGTCCGCCACAACGCCCGCCACATGCTGTTCGTGTACGGCGAGAACGACCCGTGGGGCGCCGAGCCGTTCCACGTCGGCAAGGGCGCCCGTGACTCGTACGTCTTCACGGCCCCCGGCGCCAACCACGGCGCCCGTGTCGCCGGGCTCGTCGAGGCGGAGAAGGACCTGGCCACGGCCCGCATCCTGAAGTGGGCGGGCGTCGCCCCGGCCGCCGTCCAGGACGACCCGAGCAAGGCGAAGCCGCTGGCGAAGTACGACTCCAGGCTCGACAAGCGGGACGTCGAGCGGGAGATGTCGCTCCGGCCGTAA
- a CDS encoding LacI family DNA-binding transcriptional regulator, whose product MTVTLADVAARAQVSPATVSRVLNGNYPVAASTRDRVLKAVDELDYVLNGPASALAAATSDLVGILVNDIADPFFGIMASAIQGEIGGPGGRAGGERLAVVCNTGGSPERELTYLTLLQRQRAAAVVLTGGAIEDPAHLTAVSNKLRRLAEAGTRVVLCGRPPAPEAIAITFDNRGGGQQLTEHLIGLGHRRLGYIAGPQERTTTRHRLEGHRAALAAHGIEDDPRWTVYGRYDRRSGYEATLELLRRDRTLTAVVAANDTVALGACAALRDSGLRIPDDVSVAGFDDLPFSIDAMPALTTVRLPLSEAGARAGRIAMGREEPPPGGIATVRGELMVRGSSAAPRS is encoded by the coding sequence ATGACTGTGACCCTGGCGGACGTGGCGGCCCGTGCGCAGGTGTCGCCCGCGACCGTCTCCCGGGTGCTGAACGGCAACTATCCGGTGGCCGCGTCGACGCGCGACCGGGTGCTGAAGGCCGTGGACGAGCTGGACTACGTCCTCAACGGTCCGGCCAGCGCCCTCGCCGCCGCCACCTCCGACCTGGTCGGCATCCTGGTGAACGACATCGCCGACCCCTTCTTCGGGATCATGGCGAGCGCGATCCAGGGGGAGATCGGCGGTCCGGGGGGACGTGCGGGCGGCGAGCGGCTGGCGGTGGTGTGCAACACCGGCGGCTCCCCGGAGCGCGAGCTGACGTATCTCACCCTCCTTCAGCGCCAACGCGCCGCCGCGGTCGTGCTGACCGGTGGGGCGATCGAGGACCCGGCACATCTGACCGCCGTCTCCAACAAGCTGCGCAGGCTGGCCGAGGCGGGCACGCGGGTGGTGCTGTGCGGCCGGCCGCCCGCGCCGGAGGCCATCGCGATCACGTTCGACAACCGCGGGGGCGGGCAGCAGCTCACCGAGCACCTCATCGGGCTCGGACATCGGCGGCTCGGGTACATCGCGGGCCCACAGGAGCGGACGACGACCCGGCACCGGCTGGAGGGCCACCGGGCGGCGCTGGCGGCCCACGGCATCGAGGACGACCCCCGGTGGACCGTGTACGGCCGCTACGACCGCCGCTCCGGGTACGAGGCCACGCTGGAGCTGCTGCGGCGGGACCGGACGCTGACGGCCGTGGTCGCCGCCAACGACACGGTGGCACTGGGCGCGTGTGCCGCGCTGCGGGACTCGGGGCTGCGCATCCCGGACGACGTGTCCGTGGCCGGGTTCGACGACCTGCCCTTCAGCATCGACGCGATGCCCGCGCTGACGACCGTACGGCTGCCGTTGTCGGAGGCGGGGGCGCGGGCCGGGCGGATCGCCATGGGGCGGGAGGAGCCGCCGCCGGGCGGGATCGCCACCGTGCGGGGGGAGTTGATGGTGCGGGGGTCCTCCGCGGCGCCTCGCTCCTGA
- a CDS encoding peptidase E produces the protein MTAPEPTILATSGGHRKGSRIWVGFDALVHHAVELSGVNGRRPKVMYVGTAVGDAEHMAARMAEAARVAGFDLTPLQLFPMPNLDDIEGTVLEQDAIWVMGGSVANLLAVWRVHGLDEIFRRAWAAGVVLSGVSAGSICWFQGGTTDSFGPRLRPVTNALGYLPYGNGVHYDSDAGRRPLVHDLVAEGTLPETHCTDDGVGLVYQGTKLVEAVSELPGKAAYIVRRNGDAPPLEERIEPRRLPEPKA, from the coding sequence ATGACCGCGCCCGAACCCACCATCCTCGCCACCTCGGGCGGCCACCGTAAGGGGAGCCGCATCTGGGTCGGCTTCGACGCGCTCGTGCACCACGCGGTGGAGCTGTCGGGGGTGAACGGACGCCGGCCGAAGGTCATGTACGTTGGCACGGCCGTCGGCGACGCCGAGCACATGGCCGCCCGTATGGCCGAGGCGGCCCGGGTCGCGGGCTTCGATCTGACCCCGCTTCAGCTGTTCCCGATGCCCAACCTCGACGACATCGAGGGCACTGTCCTCGAACAGGACGCGATCTGGGTCATGGGCGGCTCGGTGGCCAACCTGCTGGCCGTGTGGCGGGTCCACGGCCTGGACGAGATCTTCCGCCGCGCCTGGGCGGCCGGGGTCGTCCTCAGCGGCGTCAGCGCGGGCTCGATCTGCTGGTTCCAGGGCGGCACGACGGACTCGTTCGGCCCCCGCCTGCGCCCGGTGACCAACGCGCTCGGCTATCTCCCGTACGGCAACGGCGTGCACTACGACAGCGACGCGGGCCGTCGGCCCCTGGTGCACGACCTCGTCGCCGAGGGCACCCTCCCGGAGACCCACTGCACCGACGACGGCGTCGGACTGGTCTACCAGGGCACCAAGTTGGTGGAGGCCGTCAGCGAACTCCCGGGCAAGGCCGCCTACATAGTCCGCCGAAACGGCGACGCCCCGCCCCTGGAGGAACGCATCGAACCACGCCGCCTGCCCGAACCGAAGGCGTAG
- a CDS encoding sugar phosphate isomerase/epimerase family protein, whose amino-acid sequence MKLAFSTLGVPGLSVPDVVRLAVAHGYHGVELRAHPEEPVHPGIGSAERARVVAEFEGAGVRVLGLAGYARVAAPGEDGPVIEEIRGLVELARDLGAPFVRVFPGASAEQDAAEADAVAARRLGTAAEFAADAGVRVLLETHDSHRTGADAIRILGPVGHHHIGSLWDVMHTWLGGEQPAESYAALSPFLGYVQVKDIASADDTTPLPLGAGVLPLTECVELLSRKGWDGWLCWEYEKRWYEAAAPLPELLGAGREHLGRLLNDAA is encoded by the coding sequence ATGAAGCTGGCGTTCTCCACACTCGGTGTGCCCGGTCTGTCCGTTCCCGATGTCGTGCGGCTGGCCGTCGCGCACGGCTATCACGGTGTCGAGTTGCGTGCCCATCCCGAGGAGCCCGTGCATCCGGGGATCGGGAGTGCGGAGCGGGCCCGGGTCGTCGCCGAGTTCGAGGGGGCGGGGGTGCGGGTGCTGGGCCTCGCCGGGTACGCCCGGGTCGCGGCGCCCGGGGAGGACGGGCCGGTGATCGAGGAGATCCGGGGGCTCGTGGAGCTGGCGCGGGACCTGGGGGCGCCCTTCGTCCGGGTCTTCCCCGGGGCCAGTGCCGAGCAGGATGCCGCCGAGGCCGACGCCGTGGCCGCGCGGCGGCTGGGCACAGCGGCGGAGTTCGCGGCCGACGCGGGCGTACGCGTCCTGCTGGAGACCCATGACTCGCACCGCACCGGCGCCGACGCGATCCGGATCCTCGGCCCCGTCGGACACCATCACATCGGCTCGCTCTGGGACGTGATGCACACCTGGCTCGGCGGCGAGCAGCCCGCGGAGTCGTACGCGGCCCTCTCCCCCTTCCTCGGCTACGTCCAGGTCAAGGACATCGCCTCCGCCGACGACACCACGCCGCTGCCGCTCGGCGCGGGCGTGCTCCCGCTGACCGAGTGCGTGGAGCTGCTCTCCCGCAAGGGGTGGGACGGGTGGCTGTGCTGGGAGTACGAGAAGCGGTGGTACGAGGCCGCCGCGCCGCTGCCGGAGCTGCTGGGAGCGGGGCGCGAACACCTCGGGCGACTGCTGAACGACGCGGCGTAA